The stretch of DNA CGCAACACGGTTCCCGGCCCCACGATGGAACGTAATCCGACAATGCTGCTGGAAATTGATGCGCGGCTGATAATACAACCATCAGAAATCACCGCGTGATCGATTTCAGCCCCGTTGATTTTTGAGCCAGGCAAAAAGCGCGGGCGGGTGAAGATCGGCGAGGCCATATCGAAGAAGTTGAACCGGGGGAGTTCGCTGGTGAGGTCCAGGTTGGCATCGAAGAAGGCGCGGATAGTGCCGATATCTTCCCAGTACCCCTGAAAGACAAAGGAAGACACACGCCGATTTTGGATGGCTTGGGGAATAATGTGTTTGCCGAAATCTGTCAGAGTATTCTCCAGGCTTTGAAAAATGACTTCCCGGTTGAACACGTAAATGCCCATCGAGGCTAGAAAGAACTCCCCTTCGCCGCGGATGCCCAGCGATTGGTACCAGGCGGGATCGACTCGCAACGAATCCTGCACCTGCGGGTCGGACGGTTTCTCGACGAACCGGGTGATGCGCCGGTCCGCATCGATTTGCATTATGCCCAAGGCGGGTGTTTCGCTGCGGCGCACGGGGATCGTGGCGATAGTGATATCCGCCCCGCTCTCAGCGTGCTGGTGAATGATCGGACGAAAATCCATCCGATACAATTGGTCCCCGCTTAGAATCAGCAAGCGGTCCCAATCATGGTTGCGGAAATGAATCATGTTCTTGCGAACGGCATCCGCAGTGCCCTGGTACCAAGAATCATCCGTGTAAGTTTGCTCGGCTGCCAGGATTTCGACGAAACCGCCTGAGAAATAGTCAAAGCGGTACGACTGCGCGATGTGGCGGTGGAGCGAGGCCGAATTGAACTGCGTCAGCAGGTAAATTCGCCTCAGACCGGAATTGATGCAGTTGGAAATGGGCACATCGACCAGGCGATATTTGCCCGCCAAAGGGACAGCCGGTTTGGCCCGCTCCTTGGTCAAAGGAAACAAGCGGGTGCCTTGGCCACCGCCCATAATAACCGACAACACGCGGCTGGTGTTAATCGTTTGGCGGCCCGTTTGTGAGATGAAATCCATGAATTGTCAAGCGCCATGGGAGTATAGGGTCTTTACGGAACGATGCGCAAGCTTTGTCACGAAATCCGCGAAATCCTCGAAATCCACGAAATCCTCGCCAGAAAATCCAAGGCCAATGAGGTCAGTCCCAAATCTATGTAGTAGACGACGTAAGAAGCCTCAGATCAAGATTGTCAGCCAGCGGCCTTTGGTTCACCCGGAAGTTGCTGATCAAAAACTTCTTACGTCGTCTCCGACATCGAAAGAATCAGTGAGATCTCAGATCAGGTCTTCGCAGCGGCTACTGTGGGCGCCTGAACCGGCACAGGAACGGACGAGGTTCCCGCCCACCCACCCCAGGCAGCCACCAGCAGGCCTAAAAACAACGCAATAAACCCCCACAATGGAACCCACTCGAGTTGTGGCCGGGTTCCTTGTTCGTTTTGGACGTGAGCCTGTTGAAATTCCTGGTCCCATCGGCTCAGCAGAGACGCGGCGTCCTGCTGGCTGAGGTTGTGTTTGGTGGTTAGCAGATTGATGGCCTGGTCGCGAGCCTGGGGCGCTTTGGACGGGCCGCCTTGAGATTCCATACGCGCCAGAGCACTCGCCAAATCCGTGTCCTGCTGGGCCAGCGCGCTCAATTGGCCGGGTGGCTGTTGGCCCTCGGTCCGGCCTGTCGGTGGAAGCAACGCCCCGGAATTGGGCAAGGCCCCTTTGACCTCAGGTGCATCCGCAAGCGGGCCGGGTTCATTGGCGGGGTTCAATTGAGAAGAGATAGCATTGCCGATGAATGTGCCCGTACCGCCCAGGACCGAGCCCACCGTGGTGGCCAGCAGCAGAAACATCGCTACCATCGCCACGCTCCAGGAAACAATCCCGTGCAGCATTCCGTCAGCTCGCTGTGGCCCGCCGCAAAGTCGCCCGGCGATGCACGAACCTATCCAAATCGAAACCAGGCCGGTCACTAGGAGCCAGATGCCTGAGCCGGTGATGATTTGGGCGCCCGAAACCTGCGGCTGGCTTGCATTCAGCTTCGCAATGCCCACCGCCACACCCAGCAAAGTAAACATCACCTGCATCACAATGGTGACAAACATCCCGCCAAAAATTGCTCCCCAGGAAACCCTCTTGACATGTGAAGGCGCCAGACCTGAAGGCTGCTCAATATAGACTTCTTCTTTCATACAACGGCATCGCTCTCCAATCCTTTTCGATTCACTCCTGAGTTTTCTGCATCGGTAAAGTACTCCTGATAGTAATCAAGCCGCTTTGGGGTGTTTCCCTATTGTCTCTGTTTTTCAAACACCCGTGCGAAACGAATGACCAGCGGTCTTCAGAGCCCCTGAGACGCCCTCGACAGAACCGGTTGGGTCGTCTAGCTTGCCCGCTAAAGAGCTATGACTGACCCGCGCTACACCAAGCTGGCTAAACTCCTGGTTGAATATTCGACGGCACTCGAAAAAGGCGATCGCGTTCTGTTGGACCTGATTGATGTGCCGGATGAATTCTCGATTGAATTGATTCGCGCCGCCCGGGCAGTGAAAGCGGTGCCGATAGTCGCTGTGCGCCATACACGATTGAACCGCGAATTGCTGCGCGAGACCGACGAACAGCACGCCGCGCTCGAACGCGATCTGGAGTTGTTCCGCATGAAGAAGATGCAGGCCTACATCGCGGTGCGCGGCAGCTCTAACGCCAATGAAAACGCCGACATTCCCAGCGAACGCATGGCGCTCTATTCGCGCACAACCCGCCCGGTGCTGAATCACCGGGTGAGCAAGACCCGTTGGTGCGTCTTGCGCTGGCCCTCTCCCAGCATGGCCCAGGGCGCTGGAATGAGCACGGAGGCATTCGAGGACCTCTTTTTTAACGTCTGCACGATGGATTACCGCAAGATGGCCCGCGCGATGGCCCCCCTGGAGAGGCGCCTCAGCAAGGCCGACCAGGTTCATCTCAAAGCGCCCGGCACCGACCTGAACTTCAGCATCAAGGGCATCGGCGCTAAAATGTGCAAAGGCGACCGGAACATTCCCGATGGCGAAGTCTTCTCTTGTCCAGTAAAGGACTCGATTCAGGGCCGAATTCAATTCAATACCCCCACGCTATATTCCGGGACCAAGTTCGAGAATGTGTGTCTCGAATTCAAAGACGGCAAGGTGGTCAACGCGACCTCCAATAACACCCGGCGGCTCAACGAGATTTTGGATACCGACCCCGGGGCCCGTTATACCGGCGAGTTCTCGCTTGGGTTCAACCCGTATATCCTTAACCCGATGTGCGACATTCTCTTTGATGAAAAAATCGCCGGGTCCCTCCACCTAACACCCGGCCAGGCCTATGAAGAATGCGACAATGGCAACCGCTCAGCCGTCCATTGGGATATGGTGCTGATCCAGCGCCCCGAATGGGGTGGAGGTGAAATTTGGCTGGACGGCGAACTGATTCGAAAGGACGGTATATTTCTTCCCAAAGACCTCAGGCCCCTCAATCCGCAACACTTGAAGTGAGGCTCATCCCGCGGTTGCCCGCAACAGCTTCCTTCGCCGATTTGCAAAAACTTTCAGCCAGGGGTGTCAGCCCCTTTTTGGTCCACACAGCCCCGATTACAAAAGGCTCGGGCGCGGGCGACAGCGGGATGAGTTTCAGGCGGGGGCCGGCCGAGCAGGAGAAGCTTTCAGGCACTATGGCCAGCCCGGCGCCAGACTCAACGGCGGCGATCAAGCTGGCGGAGCTATCTTGTTCCTGGGCAATCCTGGGTTTGGCTTTGATCGGCGCAAACAACGCGTCGAGGTAATCATGATATTCCGGGTAATCCTTGCTGCTAAAGACCACCAGCGCTTCCCGGGCGGCTTGCGCCAGAGGGATGGAACGCAGCCGGGCCAGCGGGTGGCCGGGTGGCGCCGCCAGGCACAACGTGTCCTGCGCCAGTTCCTCAAAGTGCAGTCCCCGCAGCATCCTGCTGCTGGGGCGCACCAGGAACGCCACATCGAGTTTGCCCTCCCGAACCCCAGCCAGCATTTCCTCGGTGGACACGTCGTGCAACCTGACTCGGACCTTTGGAAACCGCGTCTGAAATGCTCGCAAGCTTGCGGGCATTATCCGGACCGTTGGCGAGGGGGCGTACCCAACATGAAGTTCCACACGGCCCGCAGTGGCAATCGCCCGCGCAGCCTTCACAGCCGCTTCGGCTCGCTGCACAACCGCGCGCCCTTCGGTGAGAAAGGCCCTTCCGGCTTCGGTCAAGCGCACCGATTTCGCGCTCCGTTCAAACAGGGAAAACCCAAGCTCCTCTTCCAAATCGCGAATCTGCCGGCTCAGGGCCGGCTGGGACACACGCAGCTTCAGCGCCGCCCGCGAGACGTTCTCCGCCTCGGCAGCGGCAATAAAATAGCGGAGATGACGCAGTTCCATAGGAAAACGACTATGCCCTTTGGTTATGCTCAGTCAAGAAACATGATCTTTCTCAAGCCCCTTTGATCTGTGGCAGTGTAGGGGCATGAGAATGATTCGAAAAGCAAATGAACGGGGGCACGCCGAGCACGGCTGGCTGGATTCTTACCACACTTTCAGCTTCGCGGATTACTACGATCCGGATTGGATGGGCTTCCGGTCCTTGCGTGTCATCAACGACGACCTGGTGATGCCGGCGATGGGGTTTGGAACGCATCCGCACCGGGATATGGAGATCATCACCTATGTCCTGAGCGGCGCGCTCGAGCACAAGGATTCCATGGGCAATGGCCGCGTCATCCGCCCAGGGGAAGTCCAATATATGGCCGCGGGAACCGGGGTTCAGCACAGTGAGTTTAACCCCTCGAAGGATGAAGCGGTGCACCTGTTGCAAATCTGGATTGTGCCCGAGCGCAAAGGGGTGAAGCCGCGCTACGGCGAGAAGTCCTTGGTGGACGCGCCAAAAGGCCGGTTCAACCTCGTGGTCTCGAAGTCAGGTCGCGAGGGTTCACTGTCCATCAATCAGGACGCCGAGCTCTACCTGGCTAAATTGGAACCTGGCAATGAGGCCTCGCATGCGCTGAAACCATCGCGTCATGCATGGCTGCATGTGGCCGAAGGGGAGGTGAGGCTTGGCGGCGACACGCTCAAGAGCGGCGATGCGGTGGCGTTTTCGGATGAGTCGCAAGTGCAACTCACCGCCCTGAAGCCGTCGCAGGTGCTGCTGTTTGATCTGAATTAATGCGCCGCGCGCTCTCAGGCGCTGGTCTGATAAGAGTATGCTCCTGGCAGGTCTCGATGCGCCGGGATAGGAAGAGCTGCTCGGATTTCAGGCCGGTGAGCTTGAGGGCGCGGCGGAAGTAATCTGCCGCGGCCGAAAAGTTGCCTCGGCGGCTTTCGAAATCTCCCAGGACAGCGTAGAAAAGATAGTACGAGTTCAATTCCATTTGATTCGGGATCGCCCCGACGGCGCCGATTCCAGCTTCGGGGCCATGAACGTAGGCCAGTGCAACGGCGCGATTCAGGGCGACGACGGCTGAATCATCAAAGTCCAGGAGGCGGTCGTAGAGGGCCAGGATTTGCCGCCAATCGGTGGATTGAAAATCTTTGGCGGCGCAATGGCAGGCGGCAATGCCGGCCTGAAGGTGGTATTGGGTAAGCTCCTCTCCTGCAGCCGAGCGGGCGAAGTGGAACATGCCTCGGGCCAGGAGCGATTGATCCCAGCGGGAGCGGTCCTGTTCGGCGAGCCGGAGCAGGTTGCCATCTCCATCGCTGCGGGCGGGAAGGCGGGCGGCATTCAGGAGCATCAACGCCAAAAGTGCATGGGTTTTAGGCGCGCTTCCGGCGGCATGGTCAGCCAGCAACGCCGTCAGGCGAATGGCTTCCTGGCAGATTTCCTCGCGTACGAGCTTTTTGCCGCTCGATGCCTTGTAGCCTTCGTTGAACAGCAAATACAGTGCTTGGAGAACGCCGTCCAGCCGCGCCGCCAATTGGTCGCCTGCGGGGATTTCAAAAGGAATCCGCGCGTCGCGAATCTTTTGTTTCGCCCGGGTCAGCCGTTTGGCAATGGCGGCATCGGTGGTCAGGAAGGCGCGGCTGATTTCAGTCACACTGAAGCCGCAAAGGGTTTTTAATGCCAATGCCACCTGGGCGTCGGCTGGGATTGAGGGGTGACAACAGACGAAAATCATCCGCAACCTGTCGTCGGCGATTTCCTGGTCGGCGAAAATGGCAGCATCAGCCGCCTGTGCTGGCCGGTCCATCAAATGAACGATTTCGGCTTCTTTATCGCGGAAGACCTTCTGGCGGCGGATGAAATCCAGCGCCAGATTACGCGCCGCGCGCATGATCCAGGCTGATGGATTTTGGGGCACACCATAAAAGGGCCATGTCTGTAAAGCCCTAATGAGGGCTTCCTGGACGACGTCTTCTGCGAGCGTCAGGTGCTCGATACCAAAGATTCCGGCCAGGGTGGCCACCATTTTGCCGGACTCATGACGGAAGAGATGCTCGACCACTTCAGACACCTCACTTCCATCAGGATTTTGGTCTTCGCCCATGATTCAGCTCCGTCCTTTAGTTTGTTCGTCTAATTCGAATTAACCACCAGCCAGTGCGCCAATAATCAGGAAGGGCTCGGCCCCGCTGGCAACCAAGTCCGGCAAGACGCTCTCGACCCGCTCGTGTGACAGGTCCTGCTCGCAAGCAAAAAACCGCACGAATGGTCTGCGGCGCAAGGTAACATGATCACGGATTGTGCCGCGCAACACAGGAAAGCGGGCCTCAATGGCATCGAGAACGGCGCCCAGGGTGACCGGGCCGGCAAGCTCAACCTGGACCTCCCCGTCCACGCGCGCCAGCGTCCGTAAATGCGCCGGCAATAGCACCCGGATGTTCATTGCAAGGTCTGGACTTCAACCGAGAGGACTGCAGGTAAGTCCCGCGCGATGGGGTTCCAATTGTTGCCGTTGTTGGCCGACGCATAAACCTGTCCGCCCGTGGTGCCGAAGTAAATGCCGCACGGGTCGAGAGCATCAACAGCCATGGCATCGCGCAACACATTCACGTAGCAGTCGCGCTGCGGCAATCCTTTAGTAAGGGCCTCCCATTCGTTCCCCCCGGTCCGGCTGCGGTACACGCGCAGCTTGCCATCCGGCGGGAAATGCTCCGAATCGCTCTTGATTGGGACGACG from Verrucomicrobiia bacterium encodes:
- a CDS encoding glucose-1-phosphate adenylyltransferase; this encodes MDFISQTGRQTINTSRVLSVIMGGGQGTRLFPLTKERAKPAVPLAGKYRLVDVPISNCINSGLRRIYLLTQFNSASLHRHIAQSYRFDYFSGGFVEILAAEQTYTDDSWYQGTADAVRKNMIHFRNHDWDRLLILSGDQLYRMDFRPIIHQHAESGADITIATIPVRRSETPALGIMQIDADRRITRFVEKPSDPQVQDSLRVDPAWYQSLGIRGEGEFFLASMGIYVFNREVIFQSLENTLTDFGKHIIPQAIQNRRVSSFVFQGYWEDIGTIRAFFDANLDLTSELPRFNFFDMASPIFTRPRFLPGSKINGAEIDHAVISDGCIISRASISSSIVGLRSIVGPGTVLRRSIVLGSDYYESYESILQHEKAGKPRIGIGSNCRIENTIVDKNARIGDNVVISPAGKPEKVDHPSYYIRDGIVIIPKSGVLPHGTVI
- a CDS encoding aminopeptidase, with the translated sequence MTDPRYTKLAKLLVEYSTALEKGDRVLLDLIDVPDEFSIELIRAARAVKAVPIVAVRHTRLNRELLRETDEQHAALERDLELFRMKKMQAYIAVRGSSNANENADIPSERMALYSRTTRPVLNHRVSKTRWCVLRWPSPSMAQGAGMSTEAFEDLFFNVCTMDYRKMARAMAPLERRLSKADQVHLKAPGTDLNFSIKGIGAKMCKGDRNIPDGEVFSCPVKDSIQGRIQFNTPTLYSGTKFENVCLEFKDGKVVNATSNNTRRLNEILDTDPGARYTGEFSLGFNPYILNPMCDILFDEKIAGSLHLTPGQAYEECDNGNRSAVHWDMVLIQRPEWGGGEIWLDGELIRKDGIFLPKDLRPLNPQHLK
- a CDS encoding LysR substrate-binding domain-containing protein — translated: MELRHLRYFIAAAEAENVSRAALKLRVSQPALSRQIRDLEEELGFSLFERSAKSVRLTEAGRAFLTEGRAVVQRAEAAVKAARAIATAGRVELHVGYAPSPTVRIMPASLRAFQTRFPKVRVRLHDVSTEEMLAGVREGKLDVAFLVRPSSRMLRGLHFEELAQDTLCLAAPPGHPLARLRSIPLAQAAREALVVFSSKDYPEYHDYLDALFAPIKAKPRIAQEQDSSASLIAAVESGAGLAIVPESFSCSAGPRLKLIPLSPAPEPFVIGAVWTKKGLTPLAESFCKSAKEAVAGNRGMSLTSSVAD
- a CDS encoding pirin family protein; translation: MRMIRKANERGHAEHGWLDSYHTFSFADYYDPDWMGFRSLRVINDDLVMPAMGFGTHPHRDMEIITYVLSGALEHKDSMGNGRVIRPGEVQYMAAGTGVQHSEFNPSKDEAVHLLQIWIVPERKGVKPRYGEKSLVDAPKGRFNLVVSKSGREGSLSINQDAELYLAKLEPGNEASHALKPSRHAWLHVAEGEVRLGGDTLKSGDAVAFSDESQVQLTALKPSQVLLFDLN
- a CDS encoding sigma-70 family RNA polymerase sigma factor, coding for MGEDQNPDGSEVSEVVEHLFRHESGKMVATLAGIFGIEHLTLAEDVVQEALIRALQTWPFYGVPQNPSAWIMRAARNLALDFIRRQKVFRDKEAEIVHLMDRPAQAADAAIFADQEIADDRLRMIFVCCHPSIPADAQVALALKTLCGFSVTEISRAFLTTDAAIAKRLTRAKQKIRDARIPFEIPAGDQLAARLDGVLQALYLLFNEGYKASSGKKLVREEICQEAIRLTALLADHAAGSAPKTHALLALMLLNAARLPARSDGDGNLLRLAEQDRSRWDQSLLARGMFHFARSAAGEELTQYHLQAGIAACHCAAKDFQSTDWRQILALYDRLLDFDDSAVVALNRAVALAYVHGPEAGIGAVGAIPNQMELNSYYLFYAVLGDFESRRGNFSAAADYFRRALKLTGLKSEQLFLSRRIETCQEHTLIRPAPESARRINSDQTAAPATASGR
- a CDS encoding MoaD/ThiS family protein, encoding MNIRVLLPAHLRTLARVDGEVQVELAGPVTLGAVLDAIEARFPVLRGTIRDHVTLRRRPFVRFFACEQDLSHERVESVLPDLVASGAEPFLIIGALAGG